Proteins from a single region of Neomonachus schauinslandi chromosome 10, ASM220157v2, whole genome shotgun sequence:
- the TMEM74B gene encoding transmembrane protein 74B — MASPPGLELKTLRNGPQIPRRPAPLGPAALPREGVENVCFSSEECETHFQNPGDTRLGRSPSTPGGGFPSRPRSQRDDLSLRSEEGPGLEPVSRPVDYGFVSALVFLVSGILLVVTAYAIPREARVNPDTVTAREMERLEMYYARLGSHLDKCIIAGLGLLTVGGMLLSVLLTVSLCKGELYRRPTFVPGRGSRKTYGSINLRMRQLNGDGGQALVENEVVQVSETSHTLQGS, encoded by the coding sequence ATGGCATCTCCCCCCGGCCTGGAACTGAAGACACTGCGCAATGGCCCCCAGATCCCAAGGAGACCAGCTCCTCTGGGCCCGGCGGCTCTGCCCAGGGAGGGTGTGGAGAATGTCTGCTTTTCCTCAGAGGAGTGTGAGACTCATTTCCAGAACCCAGGGGACACCAGACTGGGCAGATCCCCCAGCACCCCCGGAGGGGGGTTCCCCTCACGGCCCCGATCCCAGCGGGACGATCTATCCCTGCGTTCAGAAGAGGGGCCAGGCCTAGAGCCCGTGAGCCGCCCGGTGGATTATGGCTTTGTTTCTGCTCTCGTTTTTCTGGTGAGTGGGATCCTCCTGGTGGTGACCGCATACGCCATCCCACGTGAGGCCCGAGTCAACCCTGACACAGTGACAGCGCGGGAGATGGAGCGGCTAGAGATGTACTATGCCCGCCTGGGCTCCCACCTGGACAAGTGCATCATCGCGGGCCTGGGGCTGCTCACCGTGGGCGGCATGCTTCTGTCGGTGCTGCTGACGGTCTCCCTGTGCAAGGGCGAGCTGTACCGCCGGCCCACCTTCGTCCCCGGCAGGGGCTCCAGGAAGACCTACGGCTCCATTAACCTGCGCATGAGGCAGCTCAATGGGGATGGGGGCCAGGCCCTGGTGGAGAACGAAGTTGTCCAGGTCTCAGAGACCAGCCACACCCTCCAGGGGTCTTAA
- the C10H20orf202 gene encoding uncharacterized protein C20orf202 homolog has product MKTEEPTPSLGQTLEWLRKELAEMQVQDQRLLLTLRHLHSVLQELRTESAPWEDARSSGGTSPRRARAGSESRGRPPISSQGLAQLLQGTDSRRSSLP; this is encoded by the exons ATGAAAACAGAAGAGCCAACCCCAAGTCTTGGGCAGACCCTGGAGTGGCTGCGAAAGGAGCTG GCTGAGATGCAAGTTCAAGACCAGAGACTCCTGCTCACACTGAGGCATCTTCACAGTGTCCTGCAGGAGCTGCGCACTGAAAGTGCCCCCTGGGAGGACGCCAGGTCCAGCGGAGGGACGTCCCCCCGCAGAGCTCGAGCAGGCTCGGAAAGCAGGGGCCgcccccccatctcctcccagggGCTCGCCCAGCTCCTCCAAGGGACAGACAGCAGACGAAGCTCCCTCCCTTAA